A window of Ruminiclostridium herbifermentans genomic DNA:
AGATGTTAGAGTTGTTAGCATGCCTTCATGGGAGTTATTTGAACAGCAGTCAGAAGAGTATAAAGAAAGTGTTCTTCCATCAGCTGTTACCAATAGAGTTGCTGTTGAGGCTGCCTCATCCTTTGGTTGGCACAAATATGTTGGTTTAAAAGGTGATGTCGTATGTATAGATAATTTCGGTGCCTCGGCTCCTGCAGAACAGTTATTTAAGCATTTCGGCTTTACTGCTGACAATATAGCAGCAAAGGTTAAAGCTGTTATTAAAAAATAAATATTGAGTTGTTTATACAAATAGTTATTCAATAAGTCGTTTAGCAAGAAATCGTGAAAACAGCATTACTAATCCATCTTTCATCCTGAAAGAAGAGTAACGGTCAGAATATAATTTATATAATCGGCCGTTACTTTTTTGTTAAATTTCGTGCTAAAGCTTATAATATAGAAAAATAATCTAATTTAGAATTTATAGTTCTACTCAAAAATTCACAAAAATAGCATATGCTTTGCTGCATATAGTGATTTTATTAAGTAACCTAGTGTATTGAATATTTCAAAATTTCAATTAATCTAAATATATCCACAAATCGATTAAAAAAACAATCTGAATATCGTAGCAAAGTCCTAAACTATAACTGTCTTTAGTAAATAATATTGTATTTCAAAAATAAATTATCATATTTTAATAAATTTTTATTGACAAACGATAATTTAAGCAGTATATTTTATATAGATAATAACACTATAATTATTAACATATGAGGTGTAAATTAATGAATTTTCAAATTTTAGGTATTAAAGGATTAAGTCGTGTGATGGAAGTCTCTTGTACTATTTTTCAAATTTTAGGTACTATACTGGTACTTTCTTTACCTTGGACACTTAATTACTATTTACTTTATAAGCAAAGTTTAGTTGAAGATACTATTTACTACTCAATGATAATACTGCTATTTATATCAGGTGTTTGTGGTTTCTCTATATTACATCATGCAAAAAAAGCACTCCATAACATAAATGTTAAAAATCCTTTTACATTAGATACCGCAAACAGAATAAAGTATATCTCTTACTGGTGTTTGCCCGTTGCATTTATTTATTTGCTTGCAATATTTTTCATTCCGTCGGCTTTTGTTCTTCTTGTAGGTTTAACGTTTTTATTTCTTGCCGCATGTATTTTCATCATTGCCAAATTATTCTATCAGGCCGTTAATTACAAGCAAGAAAATGACTTGACCATATAGAAAAGGAGAATACCTATGCCAATAGTAGTAAATGTAGATGTAATGCTGGCAAAGAGAAAAATGAGTTCAACAGAGTTAGCTGAAAAAATAGGAATAACAACTGCTAACCTTTCAATATTAAAAACCAATAAGGCGAAAGCCATAAGGTTCTCTACACTCGAAGAAATATGCAAGGCTTTAGACTGCCAGCCTGGGGACATCTTAGAGTACGTACCAGCTGAAGATTAAGCAGCTTTTATAAAAATATCTGAGATATTGAACAGTTCTCCTGACAGCATAACCAATTGTGAGTTTTCACATCGAAAGGAAGGATTAATAAATATGGAAAACAAGAATCCACAAAAATCTGAGCCTCAAAACTCAAAAACAAATAAAATTGCATCACAAACAGGGCAATCTTCGCAAGCAGCCCATCAAAGCAATGCAAATAGCATGGATATGCCTCCAAATTATAGCTACTATACCCCCTATATTCCTAGAAATAAAACCCTTAAATACATTGCTTTTAAGGAGAAAGTAACCTCTATAAAGGGTTTATATATATCTGTGTTAAGTATTCTATTCTGCATTCTATTTACAGAAACTATTCTACTTGGTTCAGCTGGCATTTCCGTACCAATTTTAGCTATTGCTCTTGAATGTATGCTATTTTATTTCTTTAAAGAGCCAGAAAAACCGATAAATAAAGCTTCTGTTTACTTGGCCCCCCCAATTCTGCTGCTTGCATTTAGTTTTTTTATTCATTATAATCCTAGTACGCAATTTATTACCTGGTTGACAATAATGGGGCTGCTATGCATTCAGATTATTGTGCTTGCTGATATTGAGGTAAATGGTTTATTTAGCTTCGATATGCTGTCAAAATCCATAGTTAACCTTATTGGAAGGCCTATCTCAAACTTTGCTATGCCCTTTATATCATTTAAAATAATTAAAAACAACAAGTCAAAAGCTTTAGCAAACTCTATCTATATTTTTATTGGGCTGGCAATATCAATACCAATAGCAGCAATTCTAATGGGCTTATTCATGAGCGCAGATGCAGTATTTGCTGAATCCATGAATACAGTTAAAAACCTTATAGGTCTAGATTTTAGAGTTGCTTTCTGGGATATTGTTTTAGGGTCTTTATTTGGTCTGTTCTTTGGAGCAATGATTTTAGGTTTAAAATATGAAGAAAAAAAGCAAACTCCAGCTGCTAAAATTGGCGATAATATTGAAAGTATAATTATTGGCACTTTTCTTACAATTATAAATATATTTATTATAACCTTTGTGGTGTTTCAATTTATGTACTTATTCGGCGGTACAGTTAATATTAGCGCCTCAGACATGACTTACGCAGAATACGCTAGACGAGGATTTTTTGAACTTACAACTGCTTCAGGGATAATATTTGCAATTGCACTTTCTGTTTTAATCATGACTAAGAAAAAAAATGGTAAGCTTCCTTTATGGATTCAGTTGACAACTGTTTGCCTGTGTTTGTGTAATGATGTTTTACTAATATCTGCAATGAAAAGGATGCTATTGTATGTAGATATTTATGGTCTTAGTGTTAAACGCGTTTTGACGCTATGGTTTATGATTTTAATTGGTTTTTGTTTGTTATGGTTAATAATAAAATGCTTTATTAACAACATCTATGTAATGAATTGGATTGGTATTACTGTAATTGTAGGTGTTTGTATTCTGAGCCTGATAAACGTAGACAGAATTATAGCTAATTATAATGTTAATCGCTATTTATCCAGTCCAACAGAAAATTCAATTGACATAAACTATTTAGGACAATTATCCTACAGCGCCGTGCCTGAAATAATTCGTCTGAAAGGATTGGATGAAGGAAGCAACATAAACTTTGATATAAAAAATATACTAGAGCATCACAATTTTAAGTTACAATACCGGCATAAACTTTACGGATTTACAATTGACATGATAGAAGCTAGTAGTATTTTGAACAGAGAATTCAAGTGACATACTCATACTGAAATTGAAATTTTAATTTGTTTAAAATGCGATGATAACTATAATACGCGGGGATAAAACTTCTCGTTTTTATCTGACTGTATCCGCAAACCTTACCTAAATAAATATTACCAAATACTTAATTCCATGTCGATATATTAAAAACGGCATGGAATTTTTTGCTATTATCTCACCTCGCTTTTTCACACATATTTCTCCATATTCTACTTTTTCTGTTTTGCAAGTTAACATAAAAATAATGTATTATTATAAGAAAAAATAAATCTTAAGGGGGCAACATGGTGCGTAAAATAAATATTTCTATCCTTTTAATTTTATTTATTCTATCATCCTTTTCTTCATTTGCAGCAGAAACAGAAATCACTTATTCTAAAACCTTACAGCAAATATACAACAGCAAGAATGTATACACTGATACGCAAACCCGCTTGAATGAATTAAATAAGAATTATAGTAATATTACATATTTGTTTACTGCCGGAAAATCAGTACAGAATCGAGACTTAACAGTTTTAAAGGTAGGTAAAGGTCCTAAAAAAATATTTATAAATGCCTCCCATCATCCTCGTGAATATATGGGAACTATTCTAACACTTAACCAAGCTCAATACATACTAGAAGCTTATTCAAATAATAAAATCATAGATGGTTGCAATATTAAACAACTCCTTGATAATGAGGTATCCTTTTATTTCATGCCCCTCGTTAATCCCGATGGGGTACAGATATGTGTAAACGGCTCACCAGCTTATTATTTTAATGCTAA
This region includes:
- a CDS encoding DUF2975 domain-containing protein; its protein translation is MNFQILGIKGLSRVMEVSCTIFQILGTILVLSLPWTLNYYLLYKQSLVEDTIYYSMIILLFISGVCGFSILHHAKKALHNINVKNPFTLDTANRIKYISYWCLPVAFIYLLAIFFIPSAFVLLVGLTFLFLAACIFIIAKLFYQAVNYKQENDLTI
- a CDS encoding helix-turn-helix domain-containing protein, which gives rise to MPIVVNVDVMLAKRKMSSTELAEKIGITTANLSILKTNKAKAIRFSTLEEICKALDCQPGDILEYVPAED
- a CDS encoding DUF4153 domain-containing protein; this encodes MENKNPQKSEPQNSKTNKIASQTGQSSQAAHQSNANSMDMPPNYSYYTPYIPRNKTLKYIAFKEKVTSIKGLYISVLSILFCILFTETILLGSAGISVPILAIALECMLFYFFKEPEKPINKASVYLAPPILLLAFSFFIHYNPSTQFITWLTIMGLLCIQIIVLADIEVNGLFSFDMLSKSIVNLIGRPISNFAMPFISFKIIKNNKSKALANSIYIFIGLAISIPIAAILMGLFMSADAVFAESMNTVKNLIGLDFRVAFWDIVLGSLFGLFFGAMILGLKYEEKKQTPAAKIGDNIESIIIGTFLTIINIFIITFVVFQFMYLFGGTVNISASDMTYAEYARRGFFELTTASGIIFAIALSVLIMTKKKNGKLPLWIQLTTVCLCLCNDVLLISAMKRMLLYVDIYGLSVKRVLTLWFMILIGFCLLWLIIKCFINNIYVMNWIGITVIVGVCILSLINVDRIIANYNVNRYLSSPTENSIDINYLGQLSYSAVPEIIRLKGLDEGSNINFDIKNILEHHNFKLQYRHKLYGFTIDMIEASSILNREFK